A window of the Rhizobium sp. CB3090 genome harbors these coding sequences:
- a CDS encoding ParB/RepB/Spo0J family partition protein: MQLMKVDPRALKDNPDNARQSKSTPQADALLLATIKAVGVIQPPVIFPEAGGNGYIIEAGHRRTRMAITAGLEEIDVIVVDAANDNGAMRSMVENIAREPLNPVDQWRGIERLVALGWTEEAVAVALALPARQIRKLRLLANVLPSMLDQMANGDMPNEQQLRTIAAASTEEQKEVWKAHKPKKGDTAAWWQIANGLSKTRMYARDASFADDLRLAYGIEWAEDLFGPADEDNRYTTNVEAFLGAQQEWMTGNLPRKAAIVEVNNWGQPELPKKAERVYGKPGKGDCTAMYLDREGKVQSVHYRMPEPRKTDRRPGPAGDASTEADDDTGVVGKTRPEVTQKGQDMIGDFRTDALHEALARAPIEDDMLMVLLVMAFAGTNVRVDSGANDTVFGTERFQRHVARLYSADGRLAFDMDSVRVAARSVLIDVLSCRRGMSNSGVVSRIAGDAIGADGFLPNMGTEDFLLCLSRQALEAAAKSVNMAPKARVRETRAALADHFASADAAFVLPAALFAPDPKDIADFMKYADGPEEEESSPHAAIGNGSEGAQGDGVGLDRFDPPAAVDEDHVGEPATDHACDQEETAHGIAAE, encoded by the coding sequence ATGCAACTGATGAAGGTCGATCCGCGTGCGCTGAAGGACAACCCTGATAACGCGCGCCAATCGAAGTCGACGCCGCAGGCCGACGCCCTGCTTTTGGCGACGATCAAGGCCGTCGGCGTGATCCAGCCGCCGGTTATTTTCCCGGAAGCCGGCGGCAACGGTTACATCATCGAAGCCGGTCACCGGCGCACCCGCATGGCGATCACCGCCGGTCTCGAGGAAATCGATGTGATCGTCGTGGACGCGGCCAACGACAACGGCGCCATGCGCTCGATGGTCGAGAATATTGCTCGCGAGCCGCTCAATCCCGTCGACCAATGGAGGGGCATCGAGCGGCTGGTCGCGCTCGGCTGGACCGAGGAAGCGGTCGCCGTGGCGCTTGCCCTTCCCGCCCGGCAGATCCGTAAGCTTCGTCTGCTCGCCAATGTCCTGCCTTCCATGCTCGATCAGATGGCAAACGGCGATATGCCGAACGAGCAGCAGCTAAGAACGATCGCGGCCGCCTCGACCGAGGAGCAGAAAGAGGTCTGGAAAGCTCACAAGCCGAAAAAGGGTGACACGGCGGCCTGGTGGCAGATCGCCAACGGCCTCTCTAAGACCCGAATGTATGCCCGCGATGCAAGTTTTGCCGACGACCTTCGCCTCGCTTACGGTATCGAGTGGGCGGAGGATCTGTTCGGACCGGCGGATGAGGACAATCGCTACACCACCAATGTCGAGGCTTTCCTCGGCGCCCAGCAGGAATGGATGACGGGCAACCTTCCCAGGAAGGCGGCGATCGTCGAGGTCAACAATTGGGGCCAGCCGGAACTGCCGAAGAAGGCCGAACGCGTTTACGGCAAGCCCGGCAAAGGCGATTGCACCGCAATGTATCTCGATCGCGAGGGCAAGGTGCAAAGCGTCCACTACCGGATGCCGGAGCCAAGGAAAACCGATAGGCGCCCCGGTCCCGCCGGTGACGCTTCGACAGAAGCCGATGACGACACTGGTGTCGTTGGGAAGACCAGGCCCGAGGTCACGCAGAAGGGTCAGGACATGATCGGCGACTTCCGGACCGACGCGCTGCACGAGGCGCTGGCCCGCGCCCCAATCGAAGACGACATGCTGATGGTCCTCTTGGTCATGGCCTTCGCCGGCACCAATGTCCGGGTCGATTCCGGCGCCAACGATACCGTGTTCGGGACGGAGCGGTTCCAGCGTCACGTCGCGCGCCTCTATTCCGCAGACGGCAGGTTGGCGTTCGATATGGACAGCGTGCGGGTCGCGGCCCGCTCCGTCCTCATCGATGTGCTCTCTTGCCGGCGCGGCATGTCGAATAGCGGTGTCGTCTCGCGCATTGCCGGTGACGCGATTGGCGCGGATGGTTTCCTCCCGAACATGGGAACGGAGGATTTCCTGCTGTGTCTGTCGCGCCAGGCGCTGGAGGCCGCCGCTAAGTCGGTCAATATGGCCCCGAAGGCACGCGTCCGTGAAACCCGCGCAGCCCTCGCCGACCACTTCGCATCGGCCGACGCAGCCTTTGTTCTTCCCGCGGCGCTGTTCGCACCGGATCCGAAGGACATCGCCGATTTCATGAAGTACGCCGATGGCCCCGAGGAGGAAGAAAGCTCCCCTCATGCTGCCATCGGCAATGGCAGCGAAGGTGCACAGGGCGACGGTGTCGGTCTCGACCGGTTCGATCCGCCGGCGGCGGTTGACGAGGACCACGTCGGCGAGCCTGCCACCGATCACGCCTGCGACCAGGAGGAAACCGCCCACGGGATTGCAGCGGAATAG
- a CDS encoding zincin-like metallopeptidase domain-containing protein, with product MSSTEKQRVDLYSRITDKIVEDLAKGVRPWMKPWNTANTAGRITQPLRYNGQSYSGVNVLLLWSEGIARGYTSSTWMTFRQALELGAAVRKGETGTTVVFASRFIKSETDGNGGELEREIPFLKAYSVFNAEQIDGLPDQYRHRQAPVLDRAARIENADRYFRNTGAAIRHGGNQAYFAPSADIIQMPPFESFKDPASYYATLSHEVTHWTAPAHRVGRDLSRYAKDKTERAREELIAELGSCFLCADLGIAPELEPRPDHASYLACWLEVLSTDRRVIFQAAAHAQQAVTFLHSLQPEGADERSYRVRLISIGRCPRTRPELLPIRW from the coding sequence ATGAGCAGTACAGAAAAACAGCGTGTCGATCTCTACAGCCGCATCACCGACAAGATCGTTGAAGACTTGGCGAAAGGCGTGCGGCCCTGGATGAAGCCATGGAACACGGCGAACACGGCTGGCCGCATTACTCAACCGCTGCGTTACAACGGGCAGTCGTATTCTGGCGTTAACGTGCTGCTTCTTTGGTCGGAAGGTATCGCCCGAGGATATACGTCATCCACGTGGATGACGTTCAGGCAGGCCCTCGAACTGGGAGCTGCCGTCCGCAAAGGCGAGACCGGCACAACCGTCGTCTTCGCCAGCCGTTTCATTAAATCCGAAACCGATGGGAATGGTGGTGAGCTCGAACGGGAGATCCCTTTCCTGAAAGCCTACAGCGTCTTCAACGCCGAACAGATCGACGGACTTCCCGACCAATATCGTCACCGGCAGGCGCCGGTCCTCGATCGGGCCGCGCGCATCGAGAATGCCGATCGGTACTTTCGCAACACCGGTGCTGCAATCCGCCATGGCGGCAACCAAGCATACTTTGCGCCGTCCGCCGATATAATCCAGATGCCGCCGTTCGAGAGCTTCAAGGACCCGGCAAGCTATTACGCGACCTTGAGTCATGAGGTCACCCATTGGACGGCGCCGGCCCACCGCGTCGGTCGTGACCTCAGCCGCTATGCCAAGGACAAGACCGAGCGTGCCCGCGAGGAACTGATCGCCGAACTCGGCAGCTGCTTCCTTTGTGCCGACCTCGGGATTGCTCCCGAGCTCGAGCCCCGCCCCGATCATGCCTCGTACCTTGCCTGCTGGCTCGAGGTCTTGTCCACCGACAGACGGGTGATCTTTCAGGCGGCGGCGCATGCGCAGCAGGCCGTAACCTTCCTGCACTCCCTGCAGCCCGAAGGCGCCGACGAACGGTCTTACCGCGTGAGGCTCATCAGCATCGGTCGTTGCCCTCGCACGCGGCCGGAACTCTTGCCGATCCGTTGGTGA
- a CDS encoding DUF736 domain-containing protein: protein MATIGTFTTSETGFNGAIRTLALNVKARIARIENPSDKGPHFRIYAGNVELGAAWQKRSAETDRDYLSVKLDDPSFPAPIYATLTEVEGEDGYQLIWSRPNRD, encoded by the coding sequence ATGGCAACTATCGGCACTTTCACCACCTCCGAAACTGGCTTCAACGGCGCGATCCGCACCCTGGCCCTCAACGTCAAAGCCCGCATAGCCCGCATCGAAAACCCCTCCGACAAAGGCCCGCACTTCCGCATCTACGCGGGCAATGTCGAGCTGGGCGCCGCCTGGCAGAAGCGCTCCGCTGAGACGGACCGCGACTATCTCTCGGTCAAGCTCGACGACCCGAGCTTCCCGGCCCCGATCTACGCGACGCTCACGGAGGTCGAGGGTGAGGACGGCTACCAGCTGATCTGGTCGCGCCCCAACCGGGACTGA
- a CDS encoding WGR domain-containing protein: MLSQPYNLYVERLDDRRNMARYYAMSIEPNLFGDICLLRRWGRIGSKGQMMVHHFGREDEAVQLFLDVLRQKRKRGYRPRPPGSD; encoded by the coding sequence ATGTTATCTCAACCCTATAACCTTTATGTCGAACGCTTGGACGACAGGAGAAACATGGCACGCTATTATGCGATGTCGATCGAACCGAACCTGTTCGGAGACATCTGTCTGTTGCGCAGGTGGGGTCGGATCGGATCGAAGGGACAGATGATGGTGCACCATTTCGGACGGGAAGACGAAGCCGTCCAGCTGTTTCTCGATGTGCTCCGTCAGAAGCGAAAACGCGGTTATCGGCCGCGCCCTCCGGGATCCGATTAA